In Deinococcus sp. QL22, the following are encoded in one genomic region:
- a CDS encoding DUF1999 domain-containing protein, which translates to MRYRVPTEHDYDALHALDLAALRHTDPAFDTLPPREREGRICTTLPALKFYERSEHSFVAEDDGVLHGFIFAQSVWQGDRPVVLVRTVALAPHAQAATAEGLLHATVKSAYDTAVYEVHFAVTPALEAAALAEGAHVLGRYAVRHLGTRADTAPGQKLGPSELPELGR; encoded by the coding sequence ATGCGTTACCGAGTCCCCACCGAACACGATTACGACGCCCTGCACGCGCTCGATCTTGCCGCCCTGCGCCATACCGACCCTGCCTTTGACACCTTGCCGCCCCGCGAACGCGAAGGCCGGATTTGTACCACGCTGCCTGCGCTCAAATTTTACGAACGCAGTGAGCATTCCTTTGTGGCCGAAGACGACGGCGTGCTGCACGGCTTTATTTTTGCCCAGAGCGTGTGGCAAGGCGACCGCCCGGTGGTGCTGGTCCGTACGGTGGCCCTCGCGCCCCATGCCCAGGCCGCCACCGCCGAAGGATTGCTGCACGCCACCGTCAAGAGTGCCTACGACACCGCCGTGTACGAGGTGCATTTTGCTGTGACGCCCGCGCTGGAGGCCGCCGCCCTTGCCGAAGGCGCACATGTGTTGGGGCGTTACGCGGTGCGGCATTTGGGCACGCGGGCCGACACTGCGCCGGGTCAGAAGTTGGGGCCGTCAGAGTTGCCCGAACTGGGCCGGTAG
- a CDS encoding heavy-metal-associated domain-containing protein, which produces MTKSATRVLLGVRGMNREAGDKVAGALLALPGVVRAMPDDGQIEVHYDPSQLTVMDLVRAVRGQGFLAGML; this is translated from the coding sequence ATGACGAAATCTGCAACCCGCGTCCTGCTCGGTGTGCGCGGCATGAACCGCGAGGCAGGCGACAAAGTGGCTGGGGCGCTTCTGGCGCTGCCCGGCGTCGTCCGTGCCATGCCCGACGACGGCCAAATCGAAGTGCATTACGACCCCTCTCAACTGACGGTGATGGACTTGGTTCGCGCAGTGCGCGGGCAGGGCTTCCTTGCCGGAATGCTCTAG
- a CDS encoding ribokinase, whose product MTILVIGSVNADLTVQAARIPAPGETVLGGDARVSAGGKGANQAVAAALAGAHVALCGAVGSQSDPFRLPALAGLKRADVELSLLHTLDAPTGLALITVAAGGENAITVASGANARFGPEHLPADWSGLTHLLLQQELAPAVTREAARRAHAAGLTVILNAAPAREMDAALLAHTHHLIVNEHELAALVGRTVDQDELAVAAQSLLKLGPGAVTVTLGAQGSLTVTPDMVYRLPAHSVQVIDTTGAGDTFCGVLAARLSGGDPLPQALHWAGLAAGLACTRPGAQDSMPSWAEVVEAEKLR is encoded by the coding sequence ATGACCATTCTTGTCATTGGCAGCGTGAATGCTGACCTGACCGTGCAGGCTGCCCGCATTCCGGCCCCCGGCGAAACAGTACTGGGCGGCGACGCCCGCGTGTCGGCGGGGGGGAAGGGCGCGAATCAGGCCGTGGCCGCCGCTCTGGCAGGCGCACATGTCGCCCTGTGTGGGGCGGTGGGCAGCCAGTCCGATCCGTTCCGGCTCCCGGCGTTGGCGGGACTGAAGCGTGCGGACGTAGAATTGTCGCTTCTGCACACGCTCGACGCTCCTACCGGGCTGGCCCTGATTACGGTGGCGGCAGGCGGAGAAAACGCAATTACCGTTGCCAGCGGCGCAAATGCCCGCTTTGGGCCAGAGCATCTGCCCGCCGACTGGAGCGGCCTGACCCATCTGCTGCTTCAGCAAGAGCTTGCGCCTGCCGTCACACGCGAAGCCGCCCGCCGCGCCCATGCGGCCGGACTGACCGTGATCCTGAATGCTGCGCCTGCCCGCGAGATGGATGCCGCATTACTGGCCCACACCCACCATCTGATCGTGAACGAACACGAATTGGCGGCGCTGGTGGGGCGAACTGTTGACCAGGACGAACTGGCTGTCGCCGCACAGTCGCTGCTGAAGCTTGGGCCGGGGGCGGTTACGGTCACGTTAGGCGCACAGGGCAGCCTGACCGTAACCCCTGATATGGTTTACCGCCTTCCGGCCCATTCGGTGCAGGTCATAGACACCACCGGAGCGGGCGACACGTTTTGTGGCGTGCTGGCAGCGCGGCTATCCGGTGGCGACCCTTTGCCCCAAGCGTTGCACTGGGCGGGCTTGGCAGCGGGTTTGGCCTGCACCCGTCCCGGCGCACAGGACAGCATGCCAAGTTGGGCAGAGGTGGTGGAAGCCGAGAAACTGCGCTGA